A portion of the Acidisoma sp. PAMC 29798 genome contains these proteins:
- a CDS encoding TIGR00282 family metallophosphoesterase: MRILFLGDLVGRAGRDAVAAALPDLRRRLRLDLAIVNAENASHGFGLAPDMARTLFEAGADVLTLGNHAWDRREIIPFIASEKRVIRPINFPTGTPGAGSVLLTLADGRRALVINAMGRLFMEALDCPFRATEEVLSRHKLGAGVQAAVVDFHAEATSEKQAFAHSFDGRLSLVVGTHTHVPTADHQILKKGTGYMTDAGMCGSYDSVIGMAKEAAAERFWRKMPGERLQPAEGDVTISGVFLETDDTTGLARTIAPLRQGGRLSPTFPILEQAPALLE; this comes from the coding sequence ATGCGCATCCTTTTCCTCGGCGACCTCGTCGGCCGCGCCGGCCGCGATGCCGTGGCAGCCGCCTTGCCCGATCTTCGCCGTCGCCTGCGGCTCGACCTCGCGATCGTCAATGCCGAGAATGCCTCGCATGGCTTCGGCCTCGCCCCCGACATGGCGCGCACACTGTTCGAGGCGGGGGCCGATGTCCTGACCCTGGGCAACCACGCCTGGGACAGGCGCGAGATCATCCCCTTCATCGCCTCCGAAAAGCGCGTGATCCGGCCGATCAACTTTCCTACCGGCACACCCGGCGCCGGCAGCGTTCTGCTGACGCTCGCGGATGGCAGGCGGGCCTTGGTGATAAACGCCATGGGCCGACTGTTCATGGAGGCGCTGGATTGCCCCTTTCGCGCGACGGAGGAGGTGCTCAGCCGCCACAAGCTCGGCGCCGGGGTCCAGGCGGCGGTGGTCGATTTCCACGCCGAAGCCACCAGCGAGAAGCAGGCCTTCGCGCATTCGTTTGACGGTCGGCTGTCCCTCGTCGTCGGCACCCATACCCATGTGCCGACCGCCGATCACCAAATCCTGAAGAAGGGTACTGGCTATATGACCGATGCCGGGATGTGCGGGTCCTATGACAGCGTCATCGGCATGGCTAAGGAAGCTGCGGCGGAACGCTTCTGGCGCAAGATGCCGGGCGAACGACTGCAACCGGCGGAGGGCGATGTGACGATTTCGGGGGTCTTCCTGGAAACCGACGACACCACCGGCCTCGCCCGCACCATCGCGCCGCTCCGCCAAGGTGGCAGGCTTTCTCCAACCTTCCCGATCCTTGAAC
- a CDS encoding 5-formyltetrahydrofolate cyclo-ligase, with amino-acid sequence MTIDHLKAQARRVMLDRRAGLSPSLGAALSHHFLRDWTLPPGAIVAGFWPLDGEIDIRPLLHALHDRGNAIALPVTGKRGEALIFRLWAPGTPLLAGRFGTRHPDGEAVVPDVLLIPLLAFDTAGNRLGYGGGFYDRTIAALPDATRIGCAFAAQELDSVPIGPYDQRLHAIATEDGVRPFAVPAPP; translated from the coding sequence ATGACCATCGATCACCTCAAGGCTCAGGCGAGACGGGTCATGCTCGACCGACGCGCGGGCTTGAGCCCGTCGCTCGGCGCCGCCCTCAGCCACCACTTCCTCCGTGATTGGACGCTCCCGCCCGGCGCGATCGTCGCAGGCTTCTGGCCTCTCGACGGGGAAATCGATATCAGGCCCCTGCTCCACGCGTTGCACGACCGCGGCAATGCCATTGCCCTGCCGGTCACCGGCAAGCGCGGCGAAGCCCTGATCTTTCGCCTCTGGGCGCCGGGCACGCCACTGCTGGCAGGCCGCTTCGGCACCCGCCATCCAGATGGGGAGGCGGTGGTGCCCGATGTGCTACTGATCCCACTGCTCGCCTTCGACACTGCGGGCAATCGGCTCGGCTATGGCGGCGGTTTCTATGACCGGACGATCGCGGCCTTGCCTGACGCCACCCGCATCGGCTGCGCCTTCGCGGCCCAAGAACTGGACAGCGTGCCGATCGGCCCGTACGACCAAAGGCTGCATGCCATCGCGACCGAGGATGGCGTGCGACCCTTCGCCGTGCCTGCCCCTCCCTAA
- a CDS encoding cell division protein ZapA, which yields MAQVTLRINGYSYLVGCEDGQERHLEAMGSAVQSRIDSIKTLGQTGEARLLMLAALLLADELHDTEAAAPAPRPEPAAPTIDPVFEATVRRLADKAEEIAAALERA from the coding sequence ATGGCACAGGTCACGTTACGGATTAACGGCTACTCCTACCTCGTCGGCTGCGAGGACGGGCAGGAACGCCATCTCGAAGCAATGGGCTCCGCCGTTCAGAGCCGCATTGACAGCATCAAGACCCTCGGCCAGACCGGCGAAGCCCGCTTGCTGATGCTGGCTGCCCTCCTGCTGGCGGATGAGCTGCACGATACGGAAGCTGCCGCACCGGCCCCACGGCCTGAGCCAGCGGCGCCCACCATCGATCCGGTCTTCGAAGCGACGGTGCGCCGCCTGGCCGACAAGGCGGAAGAGATTGCAGCCGCCCTCGAACGTGCCTAA